From a single Bacteroidia bacterium genomic region:
- a CDS encoding gliding motility-associated C-terminal domain-containing protein, with protein MRLLLLFIFLWMVSVDHLQAQTDTEFWFAAPEVSIDHGDRPIQLKVSAFDRPATVTVTRPASPSASTVQVTVNANETRTIDLTSYIQYIENIPANNVNPNGLLIQSTSPIAAYYEVANPYNPEIYVLKGKNALGTHFFIPSQTNFLNMHGSDSFEIVATRDQTTVTITPKQSIIGHNANTAFTITLNRGETYSARAVGTSGYSHLAGSQVVSDKPIAITGSDDSILIGFGWDLIGDQLVPEPVIGKEYIVVKGSANQEKVYITATQNNTAIYFSGNAVPQYTLNAGESVGKDILGSAMHIRASAPIYVLHLSGAGDEAGSALLPAIGCTGAKEVGFARGSGSVYLILLTEKGNEGNFTLNGATGIIPASAFTTVPGTSSQWVSARIAVTSSLSNASTNRVRNDNGFFHLGVFYDTGIGAAYGYFSEYNSLYLGESQKICAGDTLLLDAGNDKDSYLWQDGSTASTFRVTTGGTYWVRSTFEGCELVDTVVIDMIDPQANLGPDREICPEETVLLDASYPGASYRWSFGSTDSIVIARTPGIYSVTVSKDGCQDKDTVAISIKNLPEVDLGPDTILCDNDTYRLDVTAPGAQYQWQDGSTNGSFLIDATGKYWVDVTVSGCFLSDTIFSQSIFAEADLGPDTVLCPDEAIILDISHPDALAYLWQDGNTSPKREIREAGLYFVELTDYCQTMRDSVRVEYKDCDCTLFMPNAFTPNQDGVNDYFFPVFQCEMSGYQLQIFNRWGKLVFETDNPDVHWDGYSKGSPSPPGVYAWRVSYQGLLNRKPVDRLLSGTVTILR; from the coding sequence ATGCGATTACTCTTGCTTTTTATTTTCTTATGGATGGTATCAGTTGATCACCTTCAGGCTCAGACTGACACCGAGTTCTGGTTTGCCGCACCAGAAGTATCCATTGACCATGGTGATCGCCCGATACAGCTTAAGGTTTCCGCATTTGACCGGCCTGCTACAGTAACAGTAACCCGCCCGGCAAGCCCTTCCGCATCTACGGTCCAGGTTACGGTAAATGCCAATGAAACCCGCACCATTGACCTCACAAGCTATATACAGTATATTGAAAATATTCCTGCAAATAATGTCAACCCCAACGGGTTGCTAATCCAGTCAACCTCTCCGATTGCCGCTTATTATGAAGTAGCCAACCCCTATAACCCCGAGATCTATGTTCTGAAAGGAAAAAATGCTTTGGGCACTCATTTTTTTATCCCCAGCCAGACCAATTTTCTCAATATGCATGGCAGTGATAGCTTTGAGATTGTAGCGACCAGAGACCAAACGACGGTTACCATTACCCCAAAACAATCCATTATCGGCCACAACGCCAATACAGCTTTTACCATTACACTCAATCGTGGGGAAACCTACTCTGCACGAGCAGTAGGCACGTCAGGATATTCACACCTCGCCGGCTCACAGGTAGTTTCCGACAAACCCATCGCCATTACTGGCTCGGATGATTCTATCCTCATCGGATTTGGCTGGGATCTCATCGGCGACCAACTGGTACCTGAGCCTGTCATCGGCAAAGAGTATATCGTAGTGAAAGGTTCGGCTAATCAGGAAAAAGTCTATATCACAGCTACACAAAACAATACGGCCATTTACTTCAGTGGCAACGCCGTGCCGCAATATACCCTAAACGCAGGGGAATCCGTTGGTAAAGATATCCTTGGGTCAGCCATGCATATACGCGCTTCTGCCCCTATTTATGTGCTACACCTTTCCGGCGCAGGAGACGAAGCCGGCAGTGCACTGCTCCCCGCCATAGGCTGTACAGGGGCAAAAGAAGTGGGCTTTGCAAGGGGTAGCGGGAGTGTCTATCTGATCCTGCTTACCGAAAAAGGAAATGAAGGAAATTTTACCCTAAACGGAGCTACCGGTATCATCCCGGCTTCCGCTTTTACCACAGTTCCCGGCACCTCCAGTCAGTGGGTTTCTGCAAGGATTGCCGTTACTTCCAGCCTGAGCAATGCCAGCACCAACCGAGTCAGAAATGATAATGGCTTCTTTCATTTAGGTGTTTTCTATGATACCGGTATTGGCGCAGCTTATGGGTATTTCTCCGAATACAACAGCCTCTACCTGGGTGAATCACAAAAAATTTGTGCGGGTGATACTCTCTTGCTCGATGCAGGCAATGACAAAGACAGCTATCTCTGGCAGGATGGAAGCACGGCTTCTACATTCCGCGTAACTACAGGCGGCACCTACTGGGTGCGCAGTACGTTTGAAGGCTGCGAACTTGTCGACACCGTCGTGATTGATATGATTGATCCGCAGGCAAATCTTGGACCTGACCGGGAAATTTGTCCGGAAGAAACTGTCTTACTTGACGCATCTTATCCGGGAGCCAGCTACCGGTGGAGCTTTGGCTCGACAGACTCCATAGTCATTGCACGAACCCCTGGAATTTACTCCGTAACCGTCTCCAAAGATGGCTGCCAGGATAAAGATACTGTAGCGATTTCCATCAAAAACCTGCCGGAAGTCGATCTTGGCCCGGATACCATTCTCTGCGACAATGATACTTATAGGCTGGATGTAACCGCTCCCGGTGCACAATACCAATGGCAGGATGGATCTACCAATGGATCCTTCCTGATCGATGCTACCGGGAAATACTGGGTAGATGTAACCGTTTCCGGATGTTTTCTCAGTGATACTATCTTCAGTCAGTCCATTTTTGCTGAAGCTGACCTGGGCCCGGATACGGTCCTTTGCCCGGATGAAGCGATCATTCTGGACATTTCCCATCCCGATGCGCTGGCTTATCTTTGGCAGGACGGCAATACTTCCCCAAAACGTGAAATACGGGAAGCAGGGCTGTATTTTGTCGAACTAACCGACTACTGCCAGACGATGAGGGACAGTGTCAGGGTCGAATATAAAGACTGCGACTGCACATTATTTATGCCCAACGCATTTACCCCCAACCAGGATGGTGTCAATGATTATTTTTTCCCGGTCTTTCAATGTGAAATGTCAGGTTATCAATTGCAAATATTCAATCGGTGGGGAAAACTAGTATTTGAAACTGACAATCCCGATGTCCACTGGGACGGTTATTCCAAAGGAAGCCCCAGCCCACCCGGTGTATATGCATGGCGGGTTTCATACCAGGGACTACTCAACCGTAAACCGGTTGACAGGCTATTAAGTGGCACAGTAACCATTTTGCGGTAA
- a CDS encoding AAC(3) family N-acetyltransferase — MDRIVGRIENDLKTLGLPAGSTLLVHASLSSMGYVAGGPETVIQGLLHALGPTGTLLLPCLSYEHVNNFQPVFDRAHTVSNVGSIPEYFRTRPGTLRSIHPTHSVCGTGPLAETMLSGHEEDDTPCGTNSPFQKLRDLNGYILMLGCGLSPNTSFHAIEEHIAPPYLFRDLPQQYMLTANGKTWKKNYKIHNFDGWIQRYDRLRNVLEEPFLRKNKVLFATAWLISVPEMWAAVMAKMQENPLYFVDLDD; from the coding sequence ATGGATAGAATTGTTGGGAGAATTGAGAATGATCTAAAAACACTGGGCCTCCCGGCCGGCAGTACACTGCTCGTTCACGCCTCTCTGAGCAGCATGGGGTATGTAGCAGGAGGACCAGAAACGGTCATCCAGGGACTGTTACATGCGCTCGGGCCGACAGGAACGCTCCTCCTCCCCTGCCTCAGTTATGAACATGTCAATAATTTCCAGCCGGTATTTGACCGCGCCCATACCGTTTCGAATGTAGGTTCGATTCCGGAATATTTCAGGACAAGGCCCGGCACACTGCGAAGCATTCACCCCACACACTCTGTGTGCGGCACAGGCCCACTCGCAGAAACCATGCTTTCCGGACATGAAGAAGACGATACGCCCTGTGGGACAAATTCTCCTTTTCAAAAACTTCGCGATCTCAATGGCTATATCCTGATGCTGGGGTGTGGTCTTAGTCCAAACACCTCTTTTCATGCTATAGAAGAACATATCGCGCCGCCTTATCTCTTTCGCGATTTACCTCAGCAATATATGCTTACGGCAAATGGAAAAACCTGGAAGAAAAACTATAAGATTCACAATTTCGACGGATGGATTCAGCGATATGACCGGCTGAGAAACGTGCTGGAAGAACCATTCCTCAGAAAAAATAAAGTATTGTTTGCTACAGCATGGCTTATCTCTGTCCCGGAAATGTGGGCAGCAGTTATGGCCAAAATGCAGGAAAATCCGCTCTATTTTGTTGATTTGGATGACTAG
- a CDS encoding glycosyltransferase family 39 protein, whose translation MNKSRFLQLATSINAIIFYTLIFLFIYYGYQNIIALPPQSIHSWRQSDCTSMAWNYYSTTANFFTPHFHNLFWAGTGSSAGEFPIIYWIVGMLYRLLGPGEWIFRSINILIVFAGLWGYGRTVNLLTGEKFWPAIAITALFVSPAMVYYTNNFLPDAPAIGLCLLGWWFFFQYSQTQIHRQFVWAMVCFTLGMLIKLSAGISLLMAGAIWFFEWNQWASFGEKQTIFPKPRWKYVLYFAGAVAVIAAWYIYADLYSKAHDVYFVNKATPLTDLDQTKFQFIIFQYFRFIGPNYYSTTMHLLLIVMTLIGFSSTGRKNKLLFALSAMAFIGVVAYIYLFFVKFDIHDYYMIVTSIFPAMIFLMGAKVLKEDFQVLFSSPVFKVLIAGFFFYNVYYAKMEMQSRYYGNHQNYRSKEAFYQPEFQDFLDSVGVTKDKKVVSIPSIEPNYDLYLMDRKGWVGNKYKDYTETMGFVNWRGADFLILSDTSLFAEPRLQPFMKDTAGHFQDIYVFRLKK comes from the coding sequence ATGAACAAATCCCGCTTCCTTCAACTGGCGACTTCTATCAATGCGATCATTTTCTATACCTTGATATTCCTGTTTATCTATTACGGCTATCAGAATATCATCGCCCTGCCTCCACAAAGCATTCATTCATGGCGACAGTCGGATTGTACATCTATGGCCTGGAATTATTACTCCACAACCGCTAATTTTTTCACCCCTCATTTTCACAATCTCTTCTGGGCTGGCACAGGCAGCTCAGCCGGAGAATTTCCCATCATCTACTGGATTGTGGGTATGCTCTACCGGCTTCTCGGGCCAGGCGAATGGATTTTCCGCTCAATCAACATCCTGATTGTATTTGCCGGGCTTTGGGGATATGGTCGTACAGTCAATTTGCTTACAGGCGAAAAGTTCTGGCCGGCCATTGCAATTACGGCTTTGTTTGTATCGCCGGCAATGGTCTATTATACTAATAATTTCCTGCCTGATGCTCCGGCAATTGGTCTTTGCCTGCTCGGATGGTGGTTTTTCTTTCAATACAGCCAAACCCAGATTCACCGGCAGTTTGTCTGGGCCATGGTATGCTTCACCCTCGGCATGCTCATCAAACTTTCGGCGGGAATCAGCCTCCTCATGGCGGGCGCGATCTGGTTTTTTGAGTGGAACCAATGGGCTTCTTTTGGCGAGAAACAAACGATATTTCCCAAACCCCGCTGGAAATATGTCCTGTATTTTGCAGGGGCTGTTGCAGTGATTGCCGCATGGTATATTTATGCGGACCTTTACAGCAAAGCTCATGATGTTTATTTTGTCAATAAAGCGACCCCGCTGACAGATCTGGATCAGACTAAGTTTCAGTTCATTATCTTTCAGTATTTCCGGTTTATCGGGCCCAACTACTATTCTACCACCATGCATCTCCTGCTGATCGTCATGACACTTATTGGGTTTTCATCGACCGGCAGGAAAAACAAATTATTGTTTGCCCTCAGCGCCATGGCTTTTATAGGTGTAGTGGCATATATCTATCTGTTTTTTGTAAAGTTTGACATCCACGATTATTATATGATTGTGACGTCGATTTTCCCGGCGATGATTTTTTTAATGGGCGCAAAAGTGCTCAAAGAAGATTTTCAGGTACTCTTTAGCTCTCCCGTCTTTAAAGTGCTGATCGCTGGTTTTTTCTTCTACAATGTTTACTATGCAAAAATGGAAATGCAGAGCAGATATTATGGAAACCACCAAAATTACCGTAGTAAAGAAGCCTTCTATCAGCCGGAGTTTCAAGACTTTCTGGACTCTGTTGGAGTAACCAAAGACAAAAAGGTAGTCAGCATTCCCAGCATTGAACCCAATTACGACCTATACCTGATGGATCGGAAAGGATGGGTGGGAAATAAATATAAAGATTATACAGAAACAATGGGATTTGTCAACTGGAGAGGGGCAGACTTTCTGATTCTGAGCGATACCAGCCTGTTTGCCGAACCCCGGCTTCAGCCTTTCATGAAAGATACCGCAGGGCATTTTCAGGATATTTATGTGTTTCGTCTGAAAAAATAA
- a CDS encoding carboxypeptidase-like regulatory domain-containing protein, translated as MKIILSILLLAIATLSAQTQNRLSGRIVDGETLEPLPFVQIRALNARIGTLTNEDGYFLLKLPSNASDTVYFSHIGYEVLKKAVSGNDALEMGTISLREKVVSLHEVVIRPVEPEDLLRQAIAAIPENYNHNPLNMQGFYREMIWRDTKPAQFSEAVVDIFKVPNEKEETSGNRLRLLKGRSFMDSALLEKVTVNIGGGGPKSIIGKAIVGETLGENFLDPKEFKHYEYKIDGVSTLAGRDVYVISFDQKEKLDRRLYQGKIYLDLQTLAFASIDYKLSERGKKFPLTRALGFKAAAALAMMRTLGIRLTYNAESGKTDYVYDRGKWYLNYSSLDFGGVLTTKGKFDMPESMDIGVGLEMLITRMDPGKADRFADSELINDEVSLKEQVGEYDEAFWEGHNYLQPGKKLREAVEKIKGQ; from the coding sequence ATGAAAATTATACTTTCTATTCTCCTGCTGGCAATAGCTACGCTGTCAGCCCAAACCCAAAACCGACTTTCCGGAAGGATTGTTGATGGGGAAACCCTTGAGCCACTGCCATTTGTACAAATACGCGCCCTCAATGCCCGTATCGGTACCCTTACCAACGAGGACGGCTATTTTTTACTGAAACTCCCCTCAAATGCATCGGATACCGTCTATTTTTCCCATATCGGGTATGAAGTGTTAAAAAAAGCCGTTTCGGGAAATGATGCACTGGAAATGGGTACGATTTCTCTCCGCGAGAAAGTCGTATCACTTCATGAAGTGGTGATCCGGCCAGTTGAACCTGAAGACCTCCTGCGGCAGGCCATCGCCGCCATTCCCGAAAATTACAACCACAATCCGCTGAATATGCAGGGATTTTACCGGGAAATGATATGGCGGGACACAAAACCTGCTCAGTTTAGTGAAGCTGTCGTAGATATTTTCAAAGTCCCCAATGAAAAGGAAGAAACCAGCGGAAATCGCCTCCGGCTTCTCAAAGGCAGGTCATTTATGGACTCTGCTCTACTGGAAAAGGTTACCGTGAATATCGGTGGCGGCGGCCCCAAAAGTATCATAGGAAAAGCCATAGTCGGCGAAACATTGGGCGAAAATTTCCTCGATCCCAAAGAATTTAAACACTACGAATACAAAATCGACGGCGTCAGTACACTTGCAGGGAGAGATGTCTATGTCATCAGCTTTGACCAAAAAGAGAAACTCGACCGGCGATTGTATCAGGGGAAGATTTATCTCGATTTACAAACACTGGCTTTTGCTTCCATAGACTACAAGCTGAGTGAACGAGGTAAAAAATTTCCCCTGACCCGGGCTCTGGGCTTTAAAGCTGCGGCTGCACTTGCCATGATGCGTACCCTGGGCATACGTTTGACCTATAATGCTGAATCTGGAAAGACTGACTATGTATATGACCGGGGAAAATGGTATCTCAACTATTCTTCTCTGGATTTTGGCGGAGTGCTTACCACCAAAGGAAAATTTGATATGCCTGAATCTATGGATATCGGGGTGGGCCTCGAAATGCTGATTACCCGCATGGATCCGGGGAAAGCAGACCGTTTTGCCGATAGTGAACTGATCAATGATGAGGTATCGCTGAAGGAACAGGTAGGCGAATATGACGAAGCATTTTGGGAAGGGCATAACTATCTTCAACCGGGTAAAAAGCTGAGAGAAGCCGTAGAAAAAATAAAGGGACAGTAA
- a CDS encoding TIM barrel protein → MARKISRKDALKTITLGSVGLPALMSCADAATSTQKPEEAMELKGNINHSVCRWCYSKIPLEDLCKAAKEMGLKAIDLLNPDEWHVAIEHGLEVSMSFGSPLGITKGFNDPQYHAQLYKDLAEIIPKAAEMGLKNIICFSGNRNGMSDEVGMENCAVGLDPVVKLAEKHNVNIVMELLNSKRNHADYMCDLTPWGVDLVKKVGSERFKLLYDIYHMQIMEGDVIATIKEFHPYFAHYHTGGVPGRHEIDETQELYYPAIMEAILETGYKGYVAQEFIPAGPDPLASLRASIKICDV, encoded by the coding sequence ATGGCTCGAAAAATTTCCCGTAAGGATGCCTTAAAAACTATTACTTTGGGCTCGGTTGGCCTCCCTGCACTGATGAGTTGTGCAGATGCAGCAACCAGTACGCAAAAACCTGAAGAGGCTATGGAACTAAAAGGTAATATCAACCACTCTGTCTGCCGGTGGTGCTACAGCAAAATTCCGCTGGAAGATTTGTGTAAAGCCGCTAAAGAAATGGGCCTGAAGGCAATTGACCTTCTCAACCCCGACGAATGGCATGTTGCTATTGAACACGGACTGGAAGTGTCCATGTCTTTTGGAAGCCCGCTGGGCATTACCAAAGGGTTTAATGACCCACAATACCATGCGCAATTGTACAAAGATCTCGCTGAGATCATCCCCAAAGCTGCTGAAATGGGGCTAAAAAACATTATCTGTTTTTCGGGCAATCGCAATGGCATGAGCGACGAAGTCGGCATGGAAAACTGTGCAGTCGGACTGGATCCTGTAGTAAAACTGGCAGAAAAACACAATGTCAATATTGTCATGGAATTGCTCAACAGTAAACGAAATCACGCTGATTATATGTGTGATCTCACGCCCTGGGGAGTCGACCTGGTCAAAAAAGTGGGGTCTGAAAGGTTCAAACTGCTCTATGACATCTACCACATGCAAATCATGGAAGGTGATGTGATTGCCACCATCAAGGAATTCCATCCTTATTTTGCTCATTATCACACCGGCGGTGTTCCTGGTCGTCATGAAATTGATGAAACACAGGAACTGTACTACCCGGCAATCATGGAGGCGATTTTAGAAACGGGTTATAAAGGGTATGTTGCTCAGGAGTTCATCCCGGCCGGCCCTGATCCGCTAGCTTCACTGAGAGCTTCCATCAAAATTTGTGACGTATAG
- a CDS encoding GntR family transcriptional regulator encodes MNTLVSKFERIDENSRLPKYRQVINTILEEINQEFFKPGDRIPSINETSEEYYLSRDTVEKAYRELSQRGVISSVPGKGYYVNGTIEIAKIRVMVVFNKLTDYKKVIFNSFAKALGKRACINFHVHHSDFKYFEELILDNIGNYDYYVIMPHFYDCKDEVEALLKKIPRNKLLIMDRHIRDLDGSFSCIYQDFAKDLEGALFSGLDLLKKYKKLYLIYPRQAKFPPEIRVGFRNFCHDANFDYDLIPTAVDHTPKKGEAYVVLEESDLIELVKKCQKLRLELGKDVGIISYNDTPMKEVVGNGITVISTDHLKMGQVAADMIINKNRESVKNPFYLLRRNSL; translated from the coding sequence ATGAACACGCTTGTGAGTAAATTTGAACGTATTGATGAAAACTCACGTCTCCCCAAGTACCGGCAGGTCATCAATACAATTCTGGAAGAAATCAACCAGGAGTTTTTTAAGCCCGGAGACCGGATTCCATCTATCAACGAGACGAGCGAGGAGTACTATTTATCCCGTGACACAGTAGAGAAAGCATATCGGGAACTAAGCCAGCGCGGGGTGATATCATCAGTCCCTGGAAAAGGATATTATGTAAATGGCACAATTGAAATTGCTAAAATACGTGTAATGGTGGTTTTTAATAAGCTCACTGATTACAAGAAGGTGATTTTCAATTCGTTTGCTAAGGCTTTGGGAAAGCGGGCATGTATCAATTTCCATGTGCACCATTCTGATTTTAAATATTTCGAGGAATTGATCCTGGACAATATTGGCAATTATGATTACTATGTGATAATGCCACATTTTTACGATTGTAAAGATGAGGTGGAGGCTTTGTTGAAAAAAATCCCCCGGAATAAGCTTCTGATTATGGACCGTCATATCAGAGATTTGGACGGGAGTTTTAGCTGTATTTATCAGGATTTTGCCAAGGATTTGGAAGGCGCTCTTTTTTCGGGGTTAGACCTGTTGAAGAAGTATAAAAAATTATATCTGATATATCCCCGGCAGGCCAAATTTCCGCCAGAGATTCGTGTGGGTTTTCGCAATTTCTGTCATGACGCCAACTTTGACTACGATTTAATACCTACGGCTGTCGATCATACCCCTAAGAAAGGCGAGGCTTATGTAGTGCTGGAGGAATCAGATCTGATTGAATTGGTCAAAAAATGCCAGAAGTTGCGTTTGGAGCTAGGAAAAGACGTTGGCATTATTTCTTATAATGATACACCGATGAAAGAGGTTGTCGGAAACGGGATTACTGTGATTTCCACAGATCACCTCAAGATGGGGCAGGTAGCTGCGGATATGATTATCAATAAAAACCGGGAGTCTGTGAAGAATCCATTTTATCTGCTGAGAAGAAATTCGCTATAA
- a CDS encoding AGE family epimerase/isomerase, with protein MTTTACKFLYLLPILLLWAGCTPDPEEKTDQGMTNEQLRQELTFALNEQLLDKWYPAIIDKEQGGYLSDLDYKWEPNGPQNKSIVTQARHLWVTSKVAMFYPDKPGYRAYADQGYAFLRDKMWDHEMDGFFYTVDRSGEWKSGENDADKWAYGNAFAIFGLAAYYKLTGSEEALDLAKKTFMWLEKYSHDPVNQGYYPFLNREGKAFGRDLPVPAGQPQLGYKDQNPTIHLLEAFAELYPVWEDSLLRARFEETLVTIRDTITRPEGYMNLYFTPDWKEVSYKDSSAESREKHYNIDHVSFGHDIETGFLLLEAAELLGENWYNETLPVAKKLVDHSLEKGFDHEIGGVYEQGYYFPEGMKIVDERKNWWAQAEGFHSLLLFSTIFPEEKSYREGMLLEWDYIKKYLIDQTYGGWYSFGTDHSPETITRNKANVWKSAYHDGRSLMYSLKLLETGGH; from the coding sequence ATGACTACTACCGCATGTAAATTCCTTTATCTTCTCCCTATTCTCCTTTTATGGGCAGGTTGTACACCTGATCCTGAAGAAAAAACTGATCAGGGTATGACAAACGAACAACTCAGGCAGGAACTAACTTTCGCCCTTAATGAACAACTGCTGGACAAATGGTATCCTGCCATTATTGATAAAGAGCAGGGCGGGTATCTTTCTGATCTGGACTACAAGTGGGAACCCAACGGACCCCAGAATAAAAGCATTGTTACCCAGGCTCGCCATTTGTGGGTTACTTCAAAAGTTGCGATGTTTTACCCTGACAAACCCGGTTACAGAGCGTATGCAGACCAGGGATACGCATTCCTCCGCGACAAAATGTGGGACCACGAAATGGACGGCTTTTTTTATACGGTCGATCGGTCAGGCGAATGGAAAAGTGGGGAAAATGATGCCGACAAATGGGCTTATGGAAATGCATTTGCCATATTCGGGTTGGCAGCCTATTACAAACTTACCGGTTCGGAAGAGGCCCTTGATCTTGCGAAGAAAACATTTATGTGGCTGGAAAAATACAGCCATGATCCGGTAAATCAAGGTTATTACCCGTTTCTCAACCGGGAAGGGAAAGCCTTTGGCCGCGATTTACCGGTACCGGCGGGACAACCGCAGCTGGGATATAAAGACCAGAATCCCACCATACATTTGCTGGAGGCATTTGCCGAGTTATATCCTGTCTGGGAAGACAGCCTGTTGAGGGCCAGATTTGAAGAAACGCTTGTTACCATCCGCGATACCATCACCCGTCCTGAAGGGTATATGAATCTCTATTTCACCCCAGACTGGAAAGAAGTTTCTTATAAAGACAGTAGTGCCGAATCGCGCGAGAAACATTACAATATCGATCATGTGTCATTTGGGCACGATATCGAAACAGGGTTTCTGCTACTGGAAGCCGCCGAGTTATTGGGCGAAAACTGGTACAACGAAACCCTGCCGGTAGCGAAAAAGCTGGTTGATCACAGCCTGGAAAAAGGGTTTGATCATGAGATTGGCGGAGTCTATGAACAAGGGTATTATTTTCCCGAAGGAATGAAGATTGTAGATGAGCGAAAAAACTGGTGGGCACAGGCCGAAGGATTTCACAGTCTGTTGCTTTTTTCCACCATTTTCCCTGAAGAAAAATCCTACAGAGAAGGGATGCTGCTCGAGTGGGATTATATCAAAAAATATCTGATTGACCAGACCTATGGGGGCTGGTATAGTTTCGGTACAGACCATTCTCCCGAGACTATTACCCGAAACAAAGCCAATGTCTGGAAAAGTGCTTACCACGATGGTCGCTCCCTGATGTATTCACTGAAGTTACTGGAAACAGGGGGGCACTAG
- a CDS encoding LytTR family DNA-binding domain-containing protein translates to MIRALIIDDEEDARVILRSYLSMYCEMVEVVGEADGVKTGLNAIQTLKPDLVFLDVRLSPGSSFDILQQLEELNFDIIFTTAYDEYAVRAIRFSAIDYLLKPVDVDELVKAVGKAGEKKREEGRKIRYDIFKENLGILNEQFGRIVLPTMDGFVVVEVKNIVRCEADRNYTQFFFVDGKKTTIPRTMKVYEELLSNLGFFRAHQSHLINLQQVTAYKRRKKGGIAILQDHTEVPVSENRKDEFIERFNPI, encoded by the coding sequence ATGATCCGAGCATTGATCATAGATGATGAAGAGGACGCCCGCGTGATTCTGCGCAGCTACCTTTCCATGTATTGTGAGATGGTAGAAGTGGTTGGCGAAGCCGACGGGGTAAAAACCGGCTTAAATGCCATTCAAACCCTGAAACCCGACCTTGTTTTCCTGGATGTAAGGCTGAGTCCGGGCAGCAGCTTTGATATATTACAGCAGCTCGAAGAGTTGAATTTTGATATTATTTTTACCACTGCATACGATGAGTATGCGGTAAGAGCTATAAGATTTTCAGCGATTGATTACCTGCTCAAACCCGTAGATGTTGATGAACTTGTCAAAGCTGTCGGAAAAGCCGGCGAAAAAAAGCGGGAAGAAGGACGGAAAATCAGGTATGATATTTTTAAAGAAAACCTCGGCATCCTCAATGAACAATTTGGCCGAATTGTATTGCCCACCATGGACGGGTTTGTCGTCGTGGAAGTAAAAAATATCGTCAGATGTGAGGCCGACAGAAATTACACACAATTTTTTTTCGTGGACGGGAAAAAGACAACGATTCCCCGCACGATGAAGGTTTACGAAGAATTGTTAAGCAACCTCGGTTTTTTTCGCGCACACCAATCTCACCTGATCAACCTTCAACAGGTTACAGCGTACAAACGGCGCAAAAAGGGCGGTATAGCCATACTTCAGGATCACACAGAAGTACCGGTTTCAGAAAACCGAAAAGATGAATTTATAGAGCGGTTTAATCCAATCTGA